Genomic DNA from Anaerohalosphaeraceae bacterium:
TCTGTCATGCAGCGGATCCTCTTTGGGGGGATACGATGTTCCATGGCCATCCCAGAAATTTTGGAAATTTTTCTTGACTCTGAAACGGCAATCTGGTTAAATACACTTATCATCCAATCTGGGGAGGTCGAGGAAAGATAGCAGGATCATAAACAGTGCCGAACGAACGTGTATTTTGAGCCTGCACTTTTTTTGACAAGTTTTTGTCTGCGGATGTAAGGACACATCTTACCGTTCGAAGCGGGGAGGGTAGGACGCTTTCTTAGAGGAAGAGGAAACACGAGCCGGAGAGATTCTGCGCCCGTTTTGAACAGCGCAGCCTTTCCGCACAAAACGGTGTGGTGCTCGAATCCGTCGGCGTGCGGCGGGTTCGAGTAGAAATAGCGTGTGTGTGTGGTGCAGTGTGCGTTTTGTGTGTGTTTCAGAAGTGTGTGTGCAGTTTTGTGTGTGCAGTCTATCGTGTAAACTCTTTCTGTAAGGGGAGACTATGAAACCGATTCAAAGGCAATGCCGGATCGTGCTTCTGGCGTTGCTGGTTTCACCCATCGCCCTGGCCGGAATGGCTGATGAGGGGGTCCTGGTTGATTCTCTCACCTCCACCTTCCTGCCGGGCTACGGCACCGGAATCGCCACCGTAGATTCCAAAGTCTATTGGGCGAATCCGGACAGTGTCTATGCCGGCAACTACATCTACACCTATCTGATTTCCGGATCGCAGGTCAACCTGAGCTTCTTCTCGGTGGAGCTGTATCCGGATGTGCTCATTTCGAGCTGGGGTGTGGAAACGCCGGGCAAACAGCCGGCCGTCTGGTCGCCGGTCAACAATCCATATGAAAGTATGGAAGCCCTGTTTGTCAGTCCGATTCTGCCGGGTGAAACCTCCGCAACGCTCTGGTTCATCAGCCCCTACGGCCCCATCAAAGCAGACGGTGCTTTGGCCGGGATTACGCGCGGGAGCTACAACTTCCTCGTCGGGCAGGTTCTCTCGCCTGTTATCCCGGAACCGGCAACCGTGCTGCTTTTGACTGTCGGAGGCCTGCTGAGCCGTTTTTCTCGAAAGAGAAAAAGCTGAATGAGAATGACTGCCTTGAGAAAGCAACGTCAACTTTAACCGTGAGGAGGTCATAGATATGACCCGAATCCAAAAGACTTGTTTGTGGCTCTTTCTGATAGGGATGCTTGCAGCCAGCCCGGCGGCGCAGGCAGCCCTCACCTACCTGCCGGAAAGCTCCTATTACTCCGGGAAAACGTACTACAACGTCAATCTCGGAAACGGTCAGGTCCTCAGCGGACGCATTGAATTCGCCGTGTACGACACCTCCGTTTATCCGGGCGAATTCACCGGAACCGCCCCCGGAACCGGACGCTACATCTACGCGTACCAAATCTTCCACAACTCCGGAGGTTCCAATGCCGCTCTGACCGCGTTTGTGATTAAGCAGATTGGCGACGGGGCTATCCCCGCCGACAATCCAAACAGTTATATCGGCACGGACAGTTCCGTTTCCGGTGTGAATGCCACCTCGGCCTTCTTCAATGTCAGCCGGACCGAAGGAAACTGGCTCTTTGAAGGACCGAACATTCTGGCCGGACAGAACTCCGTATTCCTCCTGGTTCGCAGCAACAGCCCGATTAAGGTCGGAACCTATGACCTCTTCCCGCCCAAAGACGGGGAAATTCCTGTCCCGGGTGAAGAAGACAACGGCAATCCGATCCCTGAACCGGCTACGCTGCTGCTCCTCGGAATTGGACTAGCCGGATCCGTAATCCGAAAAGCCCGTTAATCCCGACAAATGCCAACGAATGTTCCAAACTTACAATCGGCTGGGGAGACCCAAATGTCCGAAACAACCAAGACAACATTCAATCGAGGGATAAAGGGACTGATTGCAGCGGCCCTGCTGCTGACAACAGCGGCCGGGTTCGCCTCCACGGATGAGAACGGCTATGCCGTGCTGATCGAACAAACTCCGGTTCATGCAGGAACGATTAACCCCGGTTTGGGCATTCACAAAATGGCTGTCGGCGCTACAGTCACGCTGACTGCCATGCCCAAACCGGGCTTTCGTTTCCTGTACTGGCTCGGCGACGTAAGCGACCCGGCCAGTATGGTCACGCAGATGCGGGTGGATGCACCGAAAATTGTCATCGCCGTTTATGAACGAGAGGACTTCGAAATCCCGCTCGAACGAAGCGGACTGCAGAAAGGCGCTCCCCTCGGCGGGGCGATTCGTTCTGCTGAATCCTTCGGAAACGGCGTTTCTATGATGGCCCACTATCCGGAAATCAGCTACGCCTCCTTCACGTGGCCCAACCTGCCGGATGAAAACAATGACCCATTCCCCGTGCCGGGTGAATCCAGCGATTTCCCGGTACCGGGCGATAATCCGATTCCAGAACCAACAACAGTGTGTCTGTTAGCTGCCGGGACTGTTCTGCTTCGATTCAAACGCGTATCAGGATAGACCTGCAGGCGAGGAAGCAACCAACGAACTTATGATACGTTCTACACTGGAGCGTTAGGAAAAGACACACGTTCGTTGGCACTGGAGGAGGTGTTGTGAATATGGCCGAGTGTCCCCGGACACTCGGCTATATTCGTTTTCTAAATCCCCTTTTCCTAAAGATTTAAAAAAATCACTTCAAAAACCGCTTAAAAATTTCAGTTTTCGAAACAAACCCAGATTTTCATACGTCTATCTTTCCGGGACAGGGCTTCCGCCAAACCTTGTCTATTCTGTACGATGTAAAAAACGCACAAATTTTAGACAGATAAACAGGGAATAGACGTGAAATTAAAAATCGGACAACTTCTTTGTCAGCAGGGACTTATAAATGATGCACAACTGGCCTCCGCCCTCGAGTCCCAAAAGCATACTCGTAAAAAACTCGGCCAGATTCTCCTGGATTCCGGGGTCATCACGAGCCGACAGCTGATCGAGTGCCTCGTGGCACAAACAGGAATCCCCAGAAAAAACCTTGAAGATATCGCGATAGAACCGGACGTTCTCAAGAAAGTACCTCCGGAATTAGTGACTCAATACAACGTTTTGCCCCTCGAACAAAGTAACGGTCGGCTGACGGTAGCCATGGCTGATCCGTTTAACAGCGAGGCCCTCCAGAACCTTCGGCTGGTAACCGGCTGCAGCATCAGCCGCTGCTACAGCACCCCGATGGAGCTGGAAAAGGCCATCCTGAAATATTACGGCAGCAACGTCGCCCGGATGCTCAAAGACCTGGCTCCGGCAGACAAGGGCTCGCCTGCCGACATTGAAACCAACGGCGAACTGACCCCCGCCAAGCTCCATGAACTGGCCCGGGAGCCCTCCCTGGTTAACCTGGTCAACCTGATTATCCTCGAAGCCATCGAAGCACGGGCCAGCGATATTCATATTGAGCCGTTCGAGAACTGCGTGAAAATCAAATACCGCATCGACGGAATGCTCATCGAAAAATCCGCCTCTCCGAAACGGCTTCAGGCCGCTATTCTTTCCCGCATCAAAATCATGGCCAATATGAATATCGCTGAGCGGTTCATCCCGCAGGATGGACATATTGAGTTTCCGACCGCCCGCGGCAAAATCGACATCCGTGTTTCCACCGTCCCCAGCATCTTCGGCGAATCCGTGGTTATGCGTCTGCTGGACCGCAGCACTGCCTTGATCGCGCTGGAAGACCTCGGGATGGACAAAGAAACCCTCAAGGGGTTCACCCACTGCCTGACGAAGGCCCACGGCATCGTTCTGGTTACCGGTCCGACCGGCAGCGGAAAAACCACGACGCTCTATGCCGCCCTGAACAAAATTTATGACCCGAGTCTGAAAATCATCACCATCGAGGACCCGGTGGAATATCAGCTGGAAGGAATTATTCAGATGCCGGTCAACCCCCGCCGCGGCCTGACCTTCAGCCGGGGGCTCCGCCATATCCTTCGCCAGGACCCGAACATCATCATGGTCGGCGAAATCCGCGACCGCGAAACCGCCGACATTGCGATTCGGGCCGCCCTCACCGGCCACCTGGTCTTCTCGACCCTTCATACCAACGATGCCGCCGGAGCCGTCACCCGTCTGATTGATATGGGCGTGGAGCCCTTCCTGCTGGCCAGCTCACTCGAAGGTGTCCTGGCGCAGCGGCTCGTCCGCAAAATCTGCCCCTTCTGCAAAGAACGCTACACGCCGGACCCGCATCTGCTGGAAACGCTGACAAACTCCATCTCCATCGGGCCCAACGATATTCTCTATCACGGACGCGGCTGTGAAGAATGCAATCAAACCGGAATGAAGGGGCGAATCGGCATCTTCGAACTGCTCCGCATTACGGAACCTTTGCGGAAACTGATTGCACAAAAACCGACCACCGACCAAATCCTGCAGGCCGCCCCTGAAGACCATACGTCCATGCGGCATGACGGCATCCAGAAAATTCTCAAAGGCCTTACGACGCCCGAAGAAGTCCTCCGCGTCACCCAGGGAACGGAAGACGAGGACCGAACCGAAATCACACCGGCGGCCCCCGTCGAAACGTCATAAACAGGGATGGATTTTATGATTCGGTTTTCGTACAAGGCAGTATCCAGAGACGGCAAACCCGCCGCCGGCATCATCGAAGCGGTGGACCGAAAAAGCGCCGTGTCGCTGCTGGCCCAGCGGGGGCAATTCGCCCTCGAAATTCAGGAGGCCGCCCCCGGCGCTGTCTCCCCGACAGCCCCCCTTGAGGAAACGTCTTCCCTTTTTGTCTCGAACCGAATCAGCAGCCGGGACATCCTGCTGATTACCGAACAAATCACCACAGCGCTGCGGGCCGGCCTGCCGATTCTTCAGGCCCTCGAAATCGTCGCCCAGCAGCAAAACAAACTGCCCATCCGGCGGATTCTCGAACAGCTCGCTCAGGCCGTCCGCTCCGGACGCTCCTTGTCCGAAGCCATGGCCGAATACCCCGCCGTCTTCCCCTCGCTGTACCGTTCCATGGTCCAGGTGGGCGAAACGGGCGGCATCCTCGAAGAAACCATGCAGCAGCTGGTCCGGCTGCTCTCCCGCGAACACAAGGTCCAGTCCAGCTTCAAAAACGCTTCGGCCTATCCGATTTTCGTTCTGACGGTCGGGCTGATTTCCATTATCGTAATTCTGGTCTGGATTCTGCCCCAGCTGATTGAAGCGCTCGGCACGGAACCGTCTGCCCTGCCGCTTCCGACGCGAATGCTGATGGGGACCAGTCATTTTCTGCTGTACTACGGCTGGCTGCTGGGGGCCGTGCTGGCGGCCGCTGTGTATTTCTTTCTCCGCTGGAAACGCACAGATGACGGCCTGCTCCAATGGGATGCCTTCAAACTTCAGGTTCCGCTGCTGGGACCGGTCCTCCGAACTCTTTCCGTCGGCCGATTCGCCCGGACCCTCGGCTCCCTGACCAAATGCGGCATCCCCATCCTGGAGGCCCTTCGCGTCGTCCGTGACACCCTCGGCAACGAAGTCCTTGCGCGGCAAATCGACCATGTCTGCGAGGAAGTGAAAGCCGGCAGCGACCTGGCCCGTCCGCTGGGCCAGTCCGGCCTGTTCGACCCCCTGCTGGTTCAAATCGTCTCCATCGGCGAACAAACCGGCAAACTCGACGAGATGCTCCTGCAGGCCGCCGATACCTTCGACGAACAGGCCGATTCCACCCTGCAGCGGTATATGTCTCTCGTGCCGGCTCTGCTGATTCTGATGCTGGCCGCCGTTATCTTTTTCCTGATCGCCGCCACCCTGCTGCCCGTCATTGGAATGGATTTAAGCGTCTTCAGCCGTTAGAGACAAGCAGAGAGTAAAAAGAAAGGAAACAGGTTATATGAAACGAAAACGAAAAGCATTCACCATCATCGAGCTGCTGGCCGTAGCGATGATTATCGCCCTGCTGGCGGTCTTTGTCGTCCCGCGGGCCTTTCGGGGACTGGGCAAAGCCAAACAGGATATCGCCCGCGGCAAAATGGCCATCATCGAACAGGCCATCGCCCAGTTTCAATATGACTGCGGACGTCTGCCCACCGGCAGCGAAGGCCTGGAAGCCCTGCTGCGGGCCCCTCGAGACGTGGAAGACAAATGGGCAGGACCCTATCTGAAACAGTCCGAAATTCTCGACCCGTGGGGGCGCCCCTATCTTTATATCGAACCGGGCACAATCAATGTCGGCAGCTATGACCTTATCTCCCTCGGCGCCGACGGCCTCGAGGGCGGTGAAGGCGAAAATGCAGACATTATCAATGACTAAGCCATGAAATTTTCGCTCAAACAGAATGGTTTTACGCTGATTGAACTGCTGGCCGTGACGACGGTCATTGCCGCCGCAGCCCTGGCCGGCACCGCCCTGATGATGCGCAATCAGTCCAAAACCAAGCTGCTTCAGGCTGCTCAGCAGATTGCCTTAACCGCCAAGGCCGCCCGCATCCAGGCCGTCCAGTCCGGACAGCCCTATCGGCTCATGTTCGACCGCGAAAACAGAAAAATCTTCGTACTGCCCTCTGGGCCGCAGAACCTTCCGTCGGAAACAGCCCCGCTCAAAGCCGTTCAGCTGCCCAGCTCTGTTTCGTTTGAACAAATTCTGATTCTCAGCGATGTGCCGACAGATGCCCTCGAAATTGAATTTCAGCCGAACGGTTCCGCCAAAACCGCCGTCATCCAGTTGTCTGATGGGAAAAAACAGGTCGCCGTCGCAGTTCATCAAGTCACAGGCCGTGTCAAGATCCTGCACGGTGAACAGACAACCCTCCTGCTTGACCGTATTGATTTGGACCAGGAGCAACGAGCCATCCAATGAAACCCCGAAGCAGCCCATTTCGTTGCGGATTTAATCTGCTGGAGACAATTCTGGCCTCCTCGCTGCTGGCCGGCGCTGTGATGACTCTGGGCGCCCTGAGCAGCCGAAGCATTCAGACCGTCCGGCTTGACCAGGAAACCGAACGCGCCTGGGAGCTGGCTGACATGCAGCTCAAACTTATCGACGCCTACGGAGTATCCGCCTTTCAGAAACTCGGGCAATTTTCGGGGCAGTTTGCTCAGAATGAATCCTATTCCTGGCAGGCCGAAATCAAAGAACTTACGATTCCATCTTTGTATTCCGTCGAAATTGTTGTATCGTGGAAGTCCGGCTCCAAAGTTCATTCCATTCGCTGCCAGACCCGCTTCTGTGAGCCGCCTGACATCCAGGAATCCACCCAAACAACCGAATCGCAAACACCCCAGAGCCAAATGTCCTTATGAAAACACGCGGCTTTACATTACTGGAAGTGCTTTTGGCCGCCGTTTTGACGGCCTTTGTTGCCCTGGTTGCCGTGGCGGGCCTTCGCTCCGTCAGTATGACGCGGACCACGATCGACCAGGCCTCCGAAGCCGCCGATGCGCTTCGCTACGCCGCGGAAATCCTCGAACGAGACCTGGCCTCCGTCGTTCGCGACTCCGTCATCTTTGAGGCCATTGCCGCCGACCCGGCCATCGGAATGCCCCCTTCGCTTCGGATGCGGGTCTATCAAACCGACCCCGCCCGTCCGAATGCCCCGGAATCCGACCTGTACGAAGTCGAATATTCTCTGCTCCAGTCTGAAGACAAAACCCTGTTCGTCCGTCGGATTTGCCCTCTGGTAGGCGTCGAAGTTGACCGCGAGGAAACCTCCGGCGGCGTTCTGACCGTCCTGAGTGAATCCATCGTGGATTTTCAGGCCCAGTATTTTGACGGCAGCCAATGGCTGGATTACTGGCTGACCGAAACGGAACTGCCTCAGCTGGTTTTAATCAATCTGCTGGCCGCCGACACCTCCCAGCTGCAAAACAGCAGCCAGCCCTCTTCCGGCAAGCCGCCGAAGGTGCTCCAAAGAACAATTTGGATGTTTTTCCCGGGACAGCCTCGCATCGGACAAAATACCTCGACAACAACCGCAGAAACAGGAACCGCCGTTTCAGGAGAGATACAAACCGGTGCCCAGTAAACCCCGAACAATTTGGAAAAACGGTTCTGCTCTGGTCATCGTTCTGTGGCTGGTGATGCTGATGACCACTGTGGCCGTCGTCACCGCCCGAATGGCAATGCTCGAAAGCCGCATCAGCCAGCTGGCGGTCGAGCGCATCCGCTGCCGCTGGGCCGCCCGCGCCGGCGTCGAAACCGCCCGGGCTCTGCTCCTGTCGGATGAGCGGGGGTCCGACACCAAACTCGACATCTGGGCTCAAAACGAAGCCGACCTCGTCGATGTCCCCCTCTACGGCTGCCGCTTTACGGCAAAAGTCATCGACGAATCCTCGAAACTGAACATCAACACCGTCTCCGAAACCGCCCTGGCCTATCTGCCCGATATGACGCAGGAAATCCTCAGCAGCATCCTTGACTGGCGGGATGAAGACGAGGAAATCCGCGCCGGCGGTGCTGAATCCGGATACTATCTGACCCTCCCCAACGGCTACTATTGTCGCAACGGGGCCCTGCAGACCATTCGAGAACTCCTTCGCGTCAAAGGAGTTACCCAGGATATTTTCTACGGCCCCTCCTCGCCCGAACTGGCCTGGAGCGAAAATGAGGGATGGATCAATTACCTGACCTGCCATTCCGCTCAGCCCAACATTGACAGGCAGGGCAATCCCAAAATCGACATCAATCAGGCCCAGCGGGACGAGTTGACCAGCTCGCTGTCCTTCAGCCGCAATGAAGTCCAATGGATTCTGAACAACCGCCCCTTCCAGAACCTCGTGTCGCTGACGCAAGGCACCTCCTCCTCGACTGCTGCGGCGTCTTCAGCTTCTACGACTGTCAGAACAGGGGGCTCTTCCGGTACCTCGTCGGGTTCTTCTGCGGGCGGTTCCTCCGCCGGCTCTTCTTCGGGACAGACAGGCAGACAGTCCGGTCAGTCAGGCCAATCCGGCTCTTCCCGTCAAAACAGCTCCGCCGGCTCCGGCCAAACACAGGGGGCCTCCGGCCGCACCGGTTCCGCCGCTTCCGAACCCGGCAGAACCGGCTCCTCCGGCTCCCCAAATCAGCAATCCTCCCGACAGTCCGGCACCGGCACATCCGGAACTTCCGCCCGTACCGGCCAAAACCGCACAGCCGCCGGCTCCGCGACGCCCGCCCGCACCTCCGGCCAGCAAACCTCGGCAGCAGCCCCCTCCTGGCAGAGTGTTCTGGCCAATGCCGACCAAATCGGCTTCAGCAGCCAGACCGTTACCGCCGGCAAAGTCAACGTCAACACCGCCGGACTGATTGTGCTGACCGCCCTGCTGGAGGGTCGGCGGGACCTGGCCGAAAATATCATCACGTTCCGCGAAGGCCGGGCCGCCGGTTTTGAAACCCTTCAGGACCTGGCACAGGTCGAGGGGATGACCGAGACTGTCCTCCGGCAGATTATTGACCGGGTCGATGTCCGCTCCAGTGTCTTTTCCATTCAAAGCACCGCCGTTTCCGACGCCACCGGACAAAAATATACCATCGAGGTCATTCTCAATCGGGATGAACAAAACGGACGTATTCTCTATTGGAGAGAACAATAAAAAAATCAGGAGATTCAGGATTGACTGTCGAAAGAGAAAAAAGTGATATGCCGAACACCTCCATCGGGCTCCGATGGTCCGCTGCAGAAAATTGTATTCAGACTGTACGGCTCCGCCGCAGCCCGCAGGGAATTGAGGTTCAGGATTTCCAAACCTTTCCTCTCAACTCTTCCGTCTCCGAGTCGCTCCGCCGGGCGATTGCGACAAATGCCGGCGATGGGCCCCTCTCCCTGGCGGTCGGCATCGATTCGGCCTGCGTCGGATTCTACCGTCTGGAGGTGCCGCCTCTTCCGGCCCCTCAGCTGGTCGCCGTCGTCCGCACTCAGGCGGAAGGATATCTGCCCCTTCCGGTTTCGGCCATGCGGCTGGCCTGGCACATAGACAACGACTCCTCCGAAAACCGCTGTGTTCTGGCGGCCGTCAAAAATGACCTGTATGAACAGGCCGCCAAAGCGCTCCCTTCGGACGTCTCCGTTTCCATCGTGCCCGACCTGGTCGGACTGCTGACTGCCTGGCGGATTTTTTTCCAGCCTGCACCGGGACCGCAGGAAACCGTCCTGCTCAAGCTGACCGCCCATCAGGCATCTGCTGTCCTCACCGAAGAGGGCCGGCTCCTCGGCGCTGCCCGCATCGACATTGACCCGCAGGCCCCTGCAGAGCTGCTCAAAACCGACCTCATCCAGATGCTCGAGTCCCTCTCCCCTCAGGTCCGCTCCAGACCGATTTTCGTGCTCGACACGCAGGCCGAGCCTTTTCCATCGCTCCTCGAAGAACTTCGACAGGAGAACTTTCAGATTCAGACCTGCCGGCCGTCTGCGGACAAAATTAAACGTCTGGCCCGCCTGACCCCAGAAATTACCGCCGACTGTCCGGAAGCACTCGGTCTGGCCCTGTTGGCTCTGGACGGACAAACCATTGATTTTGACTTTACCATCGAACAGACTGAGCCGGCTCCTTCACTTCGACAGCAGCTGTTCTCAGCGCCCGTCCGCCGCACCGCCCTTTCGCTGGTGCTGGCCGTCGTCCTTGTGCTCATCGGCCTCTATTGGAAAGATAAAACCGAACTGCGCATCCTTCAGCAGCAGCTCAGCACGGCGGAAAAAGGCCAGACTGCACAGCAGATGCTCCAAATGATGGAGTTTCGAAAACAGGTCGCCGCCGCCCGACCCGATTTGCTCGAACTGCTGGATTTGCTCCGCCAGACCCAGCCCGAAGGCCTCCTGCTCGACCAGTTCCTCTTTGAACGCGGCAAACCCGTCGAGCTGCGGGGGGTGGCCGCCAGTTATGAACAGGCCTACGAATTTCAGAAAAACCTCCAGAATCGAAATGAGTTTCGGCAAGTCCAGCTTATCGAGCCCACACTCGATGAGAAAACCAGAAAAGTCAATTTCCGGATTCGTTTCCTGTATCGAAACTTCAGCGGATAACCGATGCCTATGCTCGAAAAACTTCATCCAAGAGAAAAACGAATTGTCCTGTTTAGTCTGACGGTGTGCGGCCTGATTCTGCTCTATTTTCTGGCCGTCGAACCGCTCACCCGAACCTGGGGGGCTGTGCGAACTCAGCTTCAGTCGGCTCGTCAAAAGGCCGCTCTGCTCCGACTGGATCCGAAAAGTCCGCAAACCCAGCAGCAGAAGCGGCTGATGGAATTGGTCCCTGTGCTCGAATTGCCCAAACCTTCCGACCAGCAGGGCCCGCTCCTTCAGGAGACCTTCACCAATCAGCTCCGCAAAGTCGGACTGGTCTCCCGGCGAATGCAGCTGATTCGAGGGCGAACCATCCGCAACGACCCGTCCGGATACATCGTGCTCAACCTGACCGCCCAGGGCACCGGCCGATACGACCAAATCCTCAGCCTGCTGGCCGATTTGCCCCAGAATCCGTACTGCGTCGGCGTTCAGAAATGCTCCCTCAAGCCCGACCCCAGAGACCGGCAAAAACTCGAATGGGAAATCACCGTTTTTACATATGCCAGCCGTTAAAGGAGACAGTCCCATGAAACCGACCAAAGAACCCAAACTGATTTCCTCGATGAAAATGGTCCGCCGAGCCGGCTGGGCCTGTGCCGGACTGATTCTCATCGGCACCTGGGTCAAGGCCGCCGGTGAAATCTTTCTGAATCCCTACCGAATGGAAACCGCCGCCGAACGCTTTGAATCGCTTCAAAAAGAAGCCCTCGCCGCGGCCCCTGCCGTTACCCATCGACTCAAGCCGCTGCAGGAGCGAAATCTCTTCGCCCCCAAAATCATCCAGCAGCCCCCGCAGGCCACCCAGATTTTGGGCAATGCCGCCTTCTTCGGCGACCGATGGGTCAAAGTAGGAGAAGAAATCAACGGGGCCAAACTCATCGCCATTGACAGCACCTCCGTCACTCTTCTCTGGGAAGGCAAGGAAATCAAGCAGTATCCGTTCGAATACAGACCCGAAGGACAGGGACAGCCTGGCCGCGGCCCCGGCGGGTCTCGTCAGGCAGGCCCCGCCCCCTCCGGCAGTGCACGAACCTCCGGCCGTCCCTCACCGGAAGGCTTCGGTAATTTCTCCGGACGAGCTCCCTGGATGATGTCTCCCGAAGAACGAGAACAGATGCGTCAGCGGTTTGAACAGATGACTCCGGAGGAACGCGAGGCGCTCCGCAATGAAATGCGCCGCCGTTTTGAAGAAGGCAGCTTCGGCAGAGGCCGACGCGGCGGCGGCCCAGGCCCCGGCGGACAATAACCTGTTCAACATTCACACAACGAAAGATTCCTAAAAAGAAGAAAAATCATAAAAAAACAGGATTACGAATATGAAAAAGACAGGATGGATTGTAATTATTCTGATTTGCGGCCTTTTCTTAATCGGATACTGGATGTCGGCACGCTCCAAACCGACCGCTCCAGAATCTAAAACAGACTCCGCCAAAACAGAATCCGTTCAAACTGAATCGCCAAGCTCTCAGGCAAACGTTCAGCGAAGTCAGGCGTCCGCTCCGACGGCTTCAGAACAAGCCCCCTCTCCGCAGAACGGCGAGCCGGACCAGCCGCAGGCGGAGGAGTCCCGCCGTGCACGTACTTTCGGCAGACGGACCGAGGGCTTCGGTGGTTTCCCCGGTTTCGGTGAACGGGGGCCCAGACCCGGTGAGATGGGCCGCTCCGACCCGAACCAGTTCGGCGAAGAGCTGGAATCCATTCAGCTGAATGATATGGAGATGAAAAACATCCTCCGTATTTTGGCCGACTGGACCAACAAACCGGTCATCCCTGTCAACGATGAAATCATGCAGACCCGCATCACGGTGTATTCTCCCAAACGGGTCACCCGGCAGGAGGCCTTGGCCCTGCTCGTATCCGCCCTGCACGCCCGCGGCGTGCTTGTGGACCAGACCGGCAATACCATTTTCCTCAAACCGCTGGCCGCCGCCCGCATCGGGGCGGTGC
This window encodes:
- a CDS encoding PilN domain-containing protein, with amino-acid sequence MTVEREKSDMPNTSIGLRWSAAENCIQTVRLRRSPQGIEVQDFQTFPLNSSVSESLRRAIATNAGDGPLSLAVGIDSACVGFYRLEVPPLPAPQLVAVVRTQAEGYLPLPVSAMRLAWHIDNDSSENRCVLAAVKNDLYEQAAKALPSDVSVSIVPDLVGLLTAWRIFFQPAPGPQETVLLKLTAHQASAVLTEEGRLLGAARIDIDPQAPAELLKTDLIQMLESLSPQVRSRPIFVLDTQAEPFPSLLEELRQENFQIQTCRPSADKIKRLARLTPEITADCPEALGLALLALDGQTIDFDFTIEQTEPAPSLRQQLFSAPVRRTALSLVLAVVLVLIGLYWKDKTELRILQQQLSTAEKGQTAQQMLQMMEFRKQVAAARPDLLELLDLLRQTQPEGLLLDQFLFERGKPVELRGVAASYEQAYEFQKNLQNRNEFRQVQLIEPTLDEKTRKVNFRIRFLYRNFSG
- a CDS encoding helix-hairpin-helix domain-containing protein — translated: MPSKPRTIWKNGSALVIVLWLVMLMTTVAVVTARMAMLESRISQLAVERIRCRWAARAGVETARALLLSDERGSDTKLDIWAQNEADLVDVPLYGCRFTAKVIDESSKLNINTVSETALAYLPDMTQEILSSILDWRDEDEEIRAGGAESGYYLTLPNGYYCRNGALQTIRELLRVKGVTQDIFYGPSSPELAWSENEGWINYLTCHSAQPNIDRQGNPKIDINQAQRDELTSSLSFSRNEVQWILNNRPFQNLVSLTQGTSSSTAAASSASTTVRTGGSSGTSSGSSAGGSSAGSSSGQTGRQSGQSGQSGSSRQNSSAGSGQTQGASGRTGSAASEPGRTGSSGSPNQQSSRQSGTGTSGTSARTGQNRTAAGSATPARTSGQQTSAAAPSWQSVLANADQIGFSSQTVTAGKVNVNTAGLIVLTALLEGRRDLAENIITFREGRAAGFETLQDLAQVEGMTETVLRQIIDRVDVRSSVFSIQSTAVSDATGQKYTIEVILNRDEQNGRILYWREQ